Sequence from the Clupea harengus chromosome 20, Ch_v2.0.2, whole genome shotgun sequence genome:
TCCATATGGCCATGTGTTGACATGCATCAAAGACACAGGAAACATGAATTTGTATTTGTCTCTaacaaactctgcagatggTCAGTGTTGTCTAAGAGTGATGGTTCATgaagtatttatttgtgttgatcTGCCCTAGTTTGAAATGTTAACGGGGACATTACCATTCCAAGGCAAAGACAGAAACGAGACTATGAACATGATTCTCAAGTGAGTAGGACttctcgtgtctgtgtgtgtgtgtgtgtttgtctgtgtctgtctgtgtgtgtgtatgtgtgtgtctatgcatgagCTCATTATGATGATGGCCAATCTACCAGCACTGCTGAACTTAGAATATTCTTCTCTTTCCCCAGAGCAAAGTTGGGAATGCCACAGTTCTTAAGCTTGGAAGCCCAGAGTTTATTACGGATGCTTTTTAAACGGAACCCAGCTAATCGACTAGGTAGGTATCCTGTCCAGCCTTGATTTACAGATATTGATTGACCCAGAACTACTATAATGAGTCATCAGTGATAATTTGTTGATTGTCAAATAATGGGGGCTAAATGGTCATTGCTACAATTGTTCCTGGAAATGTGCGTGTGGTAATGTGTTTAAGGGCTTGAGGGCTACTTATTTGCAAACACAGATTTACGTATACTAACACAGAATCCTatactctctccatcctctctctgttcaccccccaccccctgtgtgtgtgtgtgtgtaggagctggCCCTGACGGGGTGGAGGAGATCAAACGACACGCGTTCTTCTCCACCATTGACTGGAATGTGAGTGTCCTAACCCTTCCCCCCTCCTTGCCCAACACAAGTGCTGTTGCCTCATGCAGTCCCAGTCCCTCTAACCCTCAACCCCCAACACGGCCTCGTCTTAAGATGTCATGCTTAGAACCTCTGTAGTCAGCACACAATGAGGGCTGTCGCAGGTGTCAGTGCTGAAGTCAGTACTGTGGGCTGCCATTGGTTGTCTGTCAGGAGCTGTTTCACAGCCAACGTGTGGTGTATTGGTCAGTTTTCAATGGAACCCAGCaggagtgtctctgtgtgtgtgtgtgtgtgtgtgtgtgtgtgtgtgtgtgtgtgtgtgtgtgtgtgtgtgtgtgtgtgtgtgtgtgtgtgtgtgtgtgtgtgtgtgtgtggagattaaGTGCTGTTCATGCCcgaggtgtgtgtttggatgatgTGCAGGGTtcacagtgtgctgtgtgtgtgtgtgtgtgtgtgtgttgagcgaaTTTCTGTGTTTGGGTTACATCTCCTGTGgagtgtttggttgtgtgtgtgcggttgcaTGTCATGCAGAACTCATATGATTGCATTAGCAGGGCagtcaggcgtgtgtgtgtgtgtgtgtgtgtgtgtgtgtgtgtgtgtgtgtgtgtgtgtgtgtgtgtgtgtgtgtgtgtgtgtgtgtgtgtgtgtgcgtgtgcgcgtgcgcgtgcgtgcgtgtgtgtgctgggcagaGCTCCAGTGCTGGCTGGGCCCTGATAATGGTCTGGTGAGAGGCCGTCAGGAGCCTGCAGGGCCTGATTGAGCGTGAAGCAGAAGAGAGGGTCCGCCAGAGGAGAcagttaatctgtgtgtgtgtgcgtacgcctgtgtgtgagtgtgcaataGAGGGAGATAGGCAAAGAGGGAACCATTTTTGAAAGGAGactgggagggtgtgtgtgaggggggagagagagagagagacaaacaacatCCATTGAGATGGACAGGGATAGTGTGGGTGCATGGTGAAGATGGAGCATTGAAACATGTGAAACCTTTTCCCCACTCCTGGTCTCTAAGAAgctctgaactgaactgatctgGGCTCAGACCCTCGTGCtgctctgcttcctcctctAGGATTTCGTCCGGAACTATTTCcattaaaacaacagcactTGGGAAGTTCAACTTCAAACAAACCGGCAACAAAGCGCTTGCAAATATCCGCTGTTATGTTCGCCGTTGTCCCTGaagcatttcatttcagtttagtGTGTGCGCTTGGgcgggcgtgcgtgtgtgttttcataacTTATAAATCTACATTTAACAAACTGAATCCCAGCAAACGATAATGAATGGCAAGTGGATGGGAGGTTTTTTAAATGCCGGCTTGCAGGAAGTGTGTGGGAGCCCATGCTGTTGTATGAGCGCCAGAACTGTTGCCGTCACCAGAGGGCGTGTAGGTGATGTGTGGGTTAGAAAGCAACATTTcaggtgtgggtgggtgtgtgtgtgagagggagatttTGCTGGTGAGCCGCTGTGGTGTttgcggagtgtgtgtgggtggcggGTGCACTGGTGTTagctctctatctgcctctggCCTGCAGAAACTCTTCCGCCGCGAGCTGCAGCCTCCGTTCAAGCCGGCGACAGGGAAGCCAGACGACACCTTCTGCTTCGACCCAGAGTTCACAGCCAAGACACCCAAAGGTGAGAACCAGGTTTAAGCACTCTGGacttagcctagcctagcctaacCGTACCGTACATTCAGACTTAATCCTTAACACACCTAGAGGAAGGCTAGGCTGTAGTGGTTTGTAAAACCCAGTCCTACTGTCCCTCCCTCTGACCCACGGTGGCTCAGTGTGGGACAATAGAATGTAATAGGCACCTGAGCCAGTGGGTAAGCTGCTGTTTGTCAGGGTTGGATTCTGTGCATTTGGTTGTTTTATATCAGTAAGGATTAATGAGACTAATGAAGGACTCACTGTTCAGTTAGAGATGTTCAGAGATTTGGGTCTTTAAGTGTCCCTGAAGAGGCCTGTTTgttcctgactgtgtgtgtgtctctgttggcctgggtgtctgtggtgggtctctctggtgtgtgtgtgtgtgtgtgtgtgtgtgtgttatatgtcttgtgagcaGATTCCCCGGGTATCCCGCCCAGTGCAAATGCTCACCAGCTCTTCAAAGGCTTCAGCTTTGTAGCACCAGCTTCCCTAGAGGATGGCAAAAGCTCCCCCATGCTCAATATCCTCCCCCTCGTACAGGTAAACAGactgagactctctctctcacacacacacacacacacacacacacacacacacacacacacacaaatagactcTTGCAATACACTTTTTACAGACCACTGTACAGTCAGTCACATGCTTGCCATAAAGATgaatacacatgtatacacactcaaTGGTGAGCACACACAAGAGCAGTGAGCTTCTTGGATGTGACCGTATTGAACATGTGCATTTCATGTCGCTGCTATTTTTGaaaaggtgacacacacacacacacacacacacacacacacacacacacacacacagaaagaaagattcATACAGGTCCCTACATGTACACTGTCATGTGACACACTGTTTCTCTGCAGCCCACTGTGCAGTCACCCACTCctagacacatatgcacacacacacacacaaacacacacacgcacacgcacacacgctcctCAATACCTCGATATACAATTTTGCATGTTGTGAAGGTAATCACACAAAGCTCACCCTCCTCGACTCcactaacatcacacacacacacacacacacacacacacatgcaaacagcacCAGCTGTGCTATAACGTTCAGTGGGCTGAACCCATCCGTCCATGTTTCTGTTCTCTCATACGTGATTGTACAGTGTTCACACAGAACTCAATCATATCCAGAACATAACTGAACATAGACACGCTAACATCAAGCAGAACATAagcacactctcccacactaACGCACACTCTTACACAACCAATGATGTTTCACTATTTTCACCTTCATATTTATGTGTTAAGCTCTAATTATAGAGGTGATAAAGATGTGTTAAATATGACAGTCTAATTTCATCCTAAGATTTTTTTGAATtggcattttatgggttgaaaatcacgccatctactgtttgaAATCGTCCTGGACGTTGCAAGGCCAATGCTGATGTATCTACGActcacagttgtgtgtgtgtgtgtgtgtgtgtgtgtgtgtgtgtgtgtgtgtgtgtgtgtgtgtacagctgcaCAGTGGGTCGGCGCTGTTCTCAGACGTTTATGAGCTGAAGGAGGACATTGGCGTGGGCTCCTACTCCATCTGCAAGCGCTGTATCCATAGAGTTACCTCCATGGAGTTTGCTGTCAaggtaacacactcacacgactGCATACAGTGtagcactcacacacttcactcgAGTAGACAGGAGATCATGAATGCACAGAGTTGTTTAgccaacacacacgcgcacagaagCACAGAAGCAGACACATGTACgcgtgcacacaggcacacactcagcTGCTCCTACGACACAACAGCATGTACCttttatgcacacactcagacagacaacCCACGTTTGTATGTAAACAACTTAGTGCAAGCTAAATTCACACACCCTTACCTCTGTGCTCACATACGGCCACCTGTgtacacgtgcagacacacaccagactcaGCATGGTCTGCAGTAGCACCTAATTAGCAGGATCCTGTCTGGTTAATCCGGCTGCTAGGGTGTTTTTGGCTGCTACTGCATGCAGTTCCTATTTTTAGCAGCAGGGGGCAGTATAGCCCATGGAACATCACCAAACTCTATTCATTTTCATGTAATACATATGTATTTCTGATACctgtagatgtctgtgtgtgtgcttctgtgctaTTAGcttatgtgtatttgtgaccctgtgtgtgtgcttctgtgctaTTAGcttatgtgtatttgtgaccctgtgtgtgtttgttcagattATAGACAAAAGCAAGAGGGACCCATCGGAAGAGATTGAGGTTCTCATGCGCTACGGACAGCATCCGAATATCATCACGCTTAAAGACGTaagtctgcacgtgtgtgtgtgtgtgtgtgtgtgtttctttggtgTACAATCGTGGACATACTATATATCTGGcaacagagataaaaaaaagtatgtcaAGTGTGTGAGGGTATGAGTGTATACTTTAGGGCTCTGATGAAGGGTGTtggttttgttctgtttttctatctTGTAACATGTGGcaatctgttttgtgtgtgtgtgtgtgtgttaggtgtatgACGAGGGGCGTTTTGTGTATCTGGTGACTGAGCTGATGAAGGGTGGGGAGCTCCTCGACCGCATCCTCAGGCAGAAGTACTTCTCAGAGCGGGAGGCTAGTGCTGTGCTCTACACCATCACCAAGACCGTCGACTACCTGCACTGCCAgggggtaagacacacacacacacacacacacacacacacacacacccctgatcAACACCATCACCAAGACTTAAGACTAATTGCAATGTCAGGACATAagctacacagacagacacacaatacaataatacacacacaaaaagacaggttcaaaacacacacgcacaaagatgGATTCAATATTGAAGAATGAATCAGCTTTctaaacattgtgtgtgtgtgtgtgtgtgtgtgtgtgtgtctgtgtgtgtctgtgtctgtctctaggTGGTGCACAGGGACCTAAAGCCGAGTAACATCCTGTACATGGACGACTCGGGGAACCCTGACTCCATCCGCATCTGTGACTTTGGCTTCGCCAAGCAGCTGAGGGGAGACAATGGCCTGCTCCTCACGCCGTGCTACACCGCCAACTTCGTGGCACCAGAGGTACGcacgtgaaacacacacacacacaccagccattaTAAACTGCCCGCTTCACCAACACACCTTGCTACAACACCAATTTGCAGGCCAGAAAgttgcacatacacaccttccATGCTATACTGTtgtacacaggtacacagatgtgcacacacacacacacacacacacacacacacacacacctttgcaccACCAACTCTATGGCAACTCTGTGGCAACACACAGACCAGTCTGAAAATCAGGCCCTGCCTCAATGAGAGTCACACAGAGCACTTCTCACATGATCTacttcacacactcctgcctcgTAGGTTACACACTCCTGCCtcgtacttcacacacacttctgcctcgtacttcacacacactcctgcctcgttcttcacacactcctgtctcgtacttcacacacactcctgcctcgtacttcacacacactcctgcctcgtacttcacacacactcctgcctcgGAGGCCCTCCTGTGAGCTCAGTGTTCTTTgctgctccctctcctcaggtACTGATGAGGCAGGGCTACGATGCTGCCTGTGACATCTGGAGTCTGGGGGTGCTCCTCTACACCATGCTGGCTgggtatgtgcacacacacacacacacacacacacacacacacacacacacacacacacacacacacacacaaaaacactgtatTTGATCTGTCTTAAAGGAGACAAAGAAGTATAAGTGTAATATGTATCATGCCATGACAAAATGTTTATAATGTATTTAAAGGCTTGGGAAAGATtgagtttaaaatgttttggACCATCTTTAAAAGATATGGGGCATTCTTGTTATGTCTGAGATGATgataatgaagtgtgtgtgtgtgtgtgtgtgtgtgtgtgtgtgggcgcgctCTTTCAGCTACACCCCGTTTGCCAATGGCCCAAACGACACACCAGAGGAGATTCTGCTGAGGATCGGCAGTGGGAAGTTCTCCCTCAAGGGAGGCAACTGGGATACTGTCTCCGACTCCtcaaaggtaaacacacacacttacacacactcactcagacatatacacacacacacttaaacacactcactcagacagacacagatactgTCTCCGACTCCtcaaaggtaaacacacacacttacacacactcactcagacacagttATCCATCGTCTTGgaaaacagaaagacacacacgtaGAGACTTTTGTACACCAAAACACTCATTTATCTGTTCTCACTCTCATGTATACTCAAtagcatactgcatactgctcCTCATGTATACTCAAtagcatactgcatactgctcCTCATGTATACACACTAGCATACTGCATAATGCTCCTCATGTATACTCAAtagcatactgcatactgctcCTCATGTATACACACTGCATACTGCTCCTCATGTATACACACTAGCATACTGCATACCGCTCCTCATGTATACACACTAGCATACTGCATATTCGACTTACCTAATGCTTTCATGGCAGCTCTTGCACACCTGTGGTAGATGAAGCCCAGTCTGCCCAAAGCTGTATTGTCAGAGTTTACTTACTGACCAGACTCCCGCAGTACCTCTCGTAGACACTAGAGGGCTGTCTGGGCAACTACATGTGGCTAGCTCTGTCTGGATGCAGCACAGACCCAGCAAAAGTCGCCCCCAGTGACACATGATCCACCTTTTTGGGCCTGTTTGGTCATACTGATTGACTGTATTACTATATGTGCACCACAGCCCATCAGATGTCAtcagaaattacatttcagtaTCAAaggagattcacacacacacacacagtcatgtcagAATATCTGGAAAACAGAATCATTTTATAGTTTGTGTTAGTGGCCCAACAATAACAGGTGTATAGGCTTGCTGTAGTGACAgggggctctcctctcctctcctctcctctcctctcctctcctctcctcctctcctctccgtcaggACTTGCTGTCTCACATGCTGCATGTGGACCCACACAAACGCTACTCTGCAGAGCAGGTGCTCAAGCACTCGTGGAGCGCCTGCCGCGACCAGCTTCCTCACTACCAGCTCACACGGCACGACGCACCTCACCTGGTCAAGGTgagaccccctctctctcacacacatacacacacacacacacacacacactctctctaagatatatacagtatggtctGGTGTTTGGAACTGAAGCAGGCAGCCACTATGAAAGTCTCTTGTCATCATGAAGTACTGTCAACAAGTGATGGATCAAGAGCTCACATCTGTGTTTCATTTCGAGAGCTGGATATCGCTTGATCAAAACCAATAACATAGCATTGTGACGACATGTGCATTcctgtcttgctgtgtgtgtatgtgagtgtgcgcatGAATGTACAATACATTTGCTTGTTGTTTTGCGTCTGCTTGGGGTGCACATGTGCttgtagtagtattattattattattattattgtgatgtGTGATTTgaatggatctctctctctctctctctctctctctcgcgcgcgcgcgcgcgctctctctctctctctctctgtgactcctCAGGGTGCGATGGCTGCCACGTACTCGGCGCTGAGCCATAAGACGTGTCAGCCGGTGCTGGAGCCGGTGGCTGCGTCCAGTCTGGCCCAGCGGCGCAGCATGAAGAAGCTCACCTCCACCGACATGTAGCAGCCGGACACAcaccgccaccccaccccaccccaccaccaccactgctgctcGCTCCGctgcaccctctcctctcctctcctctcctctctgctgctctcctttcccatccactcctctcctctccccctcctctcttttcttctcctcatttctcattttctcctccCCTAATATATCCTCTCCTGtcacctcactctcctctctaatcctctcccctcttccattctcctcctctcttctctcccctcctctcttcatcatgctcttcctctcccctctagtccttttctcctcttttgcTCTTCTCCTCTAGCTTCTCTCTTTCGGCCTCCTTGTTCTTTCTTCTGTTCATTCCCGTCATCCTCTACTCTATCCTTTCCTGTCCTTCTTGCTTGTCCTGTCGTTTCTCTATTTCCGGTGTACGTCTCGAACTctcctctctcgttctgtctttTGCTATTATTGATGTTACCACACCCCGCCCCCTCACCCTGAATCCCACCAATCAACACCTAGCCTTGCTACCTTGCCTCCTCTCTCATTGGCTAGTTGGACCTCACTGCGCGTGTCATCAGCGGGGCTACCGGAACTCCCTgaagagaggaaacacacacatgcacacaaacaaaccgtTCTGCTGGGGATTTATGTGTgactttttgcatttttttgtctttttaaagaaaaagaaaaatatattttgtttttcttctctggtATATGcactttctgctctctctctctctctctctctctctctctctctctctctttctttctctctctcgctgtctctctgtcactcatgctgaggggaaaaaaaagaagaatattttaaaaagaaaaaaagcaccaGCTAAAGAAACCTTCTCACTCACTGTGACCGGCTGCACCTGAAGCTGcttctcacacaaaaaaaaagaaaaagaaaaggaagaagaaaaaaatcctgTGTACCACATTTCACAGATCAGTAGGCATGTTGCTCTTATCCCGTTATCCCTCTCTGCCTGCTCAATCCCTGATTTAGGattccccccttctcccttctcactgcCTCTTGCCGAGAATTTATTACCTGGCCAGCGCGCCACAGGCGAGCGATTCCGGCTTTAAACCGTTTAGCATTCGAGCCGGAGACGACGACGCCTCCCGACCGCCAGGGGATGAGTCCTGATAGCAAAGAGCCTCACGTTACCTCAAGAAGCTGAGAATATTATGTatttaagaaaaaagaaaataactaaGTAGGGAAGAATTAGACTTCCATaggctttataaataaataaaaagagagagaaaggtgtacATAATTCCGCTTCTACCCAGGGAGATCGAAGCGAAGCCACCCTGTCAGCTTGGACGTGTGATCTGCCACCTTCGCATAAAATCTGTTCTCCAAACCCCCGATACCCTTGAAGCACACATTCACTCGCAACCAGCTTGGCaaagacctttttttttattacgttttgttttgtttgtttgttttgttattttggtttgtttttgttttttatttagttgGTTTTTTTCTGCC
This genomic interval carries:
- the rps6kal gene encoding ribosomal protein S6 kinase alpha-6 isoform X2; the protein is MYLLVYPKSFRQVMFTEEDVKFYLAELALALDHLHNLGIVYRDLKPENILLDEAGHIKLTDFGLSKESVDHEKKAYSFCGTVEYMAPEVVNRRGHTQSADWWSLGVLMFEMLTGTLPFQGKDRNETMNMILKAKLGMPQFLSLEAQSLLRMLFKRNPANRLGAGPDGVEEIKRHAFFSTIDWNKLFRRELQPPFKPATGKPDDTFCFDPEFTAKTPKDSPGIPPSANAHQLFKGFSFVAPASLEDGKSSPMLNILPLVQLHSGSALFSDVYELKEDIGVGSYSICKRCIHRVTSMEFAVKIIDKSKRDPSEEIEVLMRYGQHPNIITLKDVYDEGRFVYLVTELMKGGELLDRILRQKYFSEREASAVLYTITKTVDYLHCQGVVHRDLKPSNILYMDDSGNPDSIRICDFGFAKQLRGDNGLLLTPCYTANFVAPEVLMRQGYDAACDIWSLGVLLYTMLAGYTPFANGPNDTPEEILLRIGSGKFSLKGGNWDTVSDSSKDLLSHMLHVDPHKRYSAEQVLKHSWSACRDQLPHYQLTRHDAPHLVKGAMAATYSALSHKTCQPVLEPVAASSLAQRRSMKKLTSTDM
- the rps6kal gene encoding ribosomal protein S6 kinase alpha-6 isoform X1; this translates as MMPFVQPQDSWHKMEVHSVSSEVNGHQIMDEPMEEGEPLSHCDEGAYKEIPITHHVKEGCEKADPCQFELLKVLGQGSFGKVFLVRKLMGPDAGQLYAMKVLKKASLKVRDRVRTKMERDILVEVNHPFIVKLHYAFQTEGKLYLILDFLRGGDVFTRLSKEVMFTEEDVKFYLAELALALDHLHNLGIVYRDLKPENILLDEAGHIKLTDFGLSKESVDHEKKAYSFCGTVEYMAPEVVNRRGHTQSADWWSLGVLMFEMLTGTLPFQGKDRNETMNMILKAKLGMPQFLSLEAQSLLRMLFKRNPANRLGAGPDGVEEIKRHAFFSTIDWNKLFRRELQPPFKPATGKPDDTFCFDPEFTAKTPKDSPGIPPSANAHQLFKGFSFVAPASLEDGKSSPMLNILPLVQLHSGSALFSDVYELKEDIGVGSYSICKRCIHRVTSMEFAVKIIDKSKRDPSEEIEVLMRYGQHPNIITLKDVYDEGRFVYLVTELMKGGELLDRILRQKYFSEREASAVLYTITKTVDYLHCQGVVHRDLKPSNILYMDDSGNPDSIRICDFGFAKQLRGDNGLLLTPCYTANFVAPEVLMRQGYDAACDIWSLGVLLYTMLAGYTPFANGPNDTPEEILLRIGSGKFSLKGGNWDTVSDSSKDLLSHMLHVDPHKRYSAEQVLKHSWSACRDQLPHYQLTRHDAPHLVKGAMAATYSALSHKTCQPVLEPVAASSLAQRRSMKKLTSTDM